A single window of Egibacteraceae bacterium DNA harbors:
- a CDS encoding 5-formyltetrahydrofolate cyclo-ligase has product MNNTEQAAARKAALRGRMLTERAALSEATRAAASAAIARHLPEVAELAAAETVLAYAAFGHEVALPAYLRSVLRAGRTLCLPWVDGDRLEVGRVTDLDRDLAPGWRGVPEPRAGCRRPVDPAILDAVVVPGLAFDRRGHRLGYGGGHFDRLLAQVGPGTVVVGAAFDVQLVDAVPTETHDAAVDALVTESGIIRVDA; this is encoded by the coding sequence GTGAACAACACGGAGCAGGCGGCGGCGCGCAAGGCGGCGCTGCGGGGTCGCATGCTCACCGAGCGCGCCGCCCTGTCCGAAGCGACCAGGGCGGCGGCGTCCGCCGCCATCGCACGCCACCTGCCCGAGGTCGCCGAGCTGGCGGCGGCCGAGACCGTCCTGGCCTACGCCGCATTCGGTCACGAGGTGGCCCTGCCCGCCTACCTGCGGTCCGTCCTACGGGCGGGAAGGACCCTCTGCCTGCCGTGGGTCGACGGCGACCGGCTCGAGGTCGGACGGGTGACCGACCTCGACCGGGACCTGGCCCCGGGTTGGCGCGGGGTGCCGGAGCCGCGGGCGGGGTGTCGGCGGCCGGTGGACCCGGCGATCCTCGACGCCGTCGTCGTCCCGGGCCTCGCCTTCGACCGGCGGGGCCACCGCCTCGGCTACGGCGGCGGGCACTTCGACCGGCTGCTCGCCCAGGTCGGGCCGGGTACCGTGGTGGTCGGCGCCGCCTTCGACGTGCAGCTGGTCGACGCGGTGCCCACGGAGACGCATGACGCCGCCGTGGACGCCCTCGTCACCGAATCGGGCATCATTCGGGTCGACGCCTGA
- a CDS encoding SAF domain-containing protein, with amino-acid sequence MAPPAPHRPSVLHRLRAGMDGPYPVLPRPLDAASERWSSLRPRRRVLVVVLVLAITAAGVQARIVAAEHRWGGAPVRVLVATSDLAVGAAVTAVRQVGLPPDAVPPTAVTRAPGDGAVLALALPEGAVLTTSHLDPRGPAAGLAEGQRAVPVPIEDGWRVTAGGWVDVWVLGPGEEPASLVARSRPVLEVREDGSSPTALVALDGDTEVGPATTGLALGRLLLTHVPAPQATGDLD; translated from the coding sequence ATGGCCCCCCCCGCGCCCCATCGCCCCTCGGTCCTCCACCGGCTGCGCGCCGGGATGGACGGCCCGTACCCGGTGCTGCCCCGCCCCCTCGATGCGGCGTCCGAGCGCTGGTCGTCCCTGCGGCCACGCAGGCGAGTCCTGGTCGTCGTGCTCGTCCTGGCGATCACGGCAGCGGGCGTCCAGGCCCGCATCGTGGCCGCCGAGCACCGCTGGGGCGGGGCACCGGTCCGGGTGCTCGTCGCCACCAGCGACCTGGCCGTGGGCGCCGCGGTGACCGCGGTGCGCCAGGTCGGGCTCCCGCCCGATGCCGTGCCCCCCACCGCGGTCACAAGGGCGCCTGGTGACGGCGCGGTCCTGGCGCTGGCGCTGCCCGAGGGCGCCGTGCTGACCACCAGCCATCTCGACCCCAGGGGCCCGGCAGCCGGCTTGGCGGAGGGCCAGCGGGCCGTCCCCGTCCCCATCGAGGACGGCTGGCGTGTCACGGCGGGCGGGTGGGTCGACGTGTGGGTGCTGGGCCCGGGTGAGGAGCCCGCCTCGTTGGTCGCCCGGTCACGGCCGGTGCTCGAGGTCCGCGAGGACGGCTCCTCCCCCACGGCCCTCGTCGCACTCGACGGGGACACCGAGGTCGGACCGGCGACCACCGGCCTGGCCCTCGGCCGCCTGCTGCTCACCCACGTCCCCGCGCCGCAGGCCACCGGCGACCTGGACTAA
- a CDS encoding diguanylate cyclase — translation MPSMGLRGRLALFFVVITIAPMTVGMAGVQAQSTAQLRDRLAGELARAGASAAALVEAARLRADDLADDLAIRDGLAGALTGPAAAEAWLDRQPAVARAGVTVLATPEGQLLAARRPEPPGGQAPETVAGAAAVVAARPDAPAGELLLAVRVVADAGLVAVAVWLDEALLGQVAHDPPPGSGAAFVADGRVLAATGPAPAVSQLPPAGQVEDLAVDGESTLVWVQDLVNAPGSQLVLWAPRPGPPGLGLRIAVLTLAVVAAAGIGWWLARSVIAPVQRAADVARAVAGGDLSQRLQPSGGRELTDLGEALNTMTTELATRLAEVERSRDELRRSLSRLGDALSGSLDLDRMLTVVVETAATTLRADGAAILLPTGDGDALDVKAARGWGATGRVDRYEEVAAGVVRTGQPVLLADRATASPARAATEPDEPYLLAVPFQGRGRTNGALVLVRDEAAGPFDEVDLDTARGIATGVAVAIDNVRLHEETERLSLTNPVTGLWNIRYFEPQADKELERARRANEGGDGTRTVSVLAIDLDHFGRINKEYDQAAGDAALAEVGRRLQEATRDPDVVTHPHGEEFAVLLPDTGYDGALQVAERMRSAVGHTPLALPVGSRPGTVDLRVTCSVGVATFPQHAHDRATLYRAADRAMQRAKEQGRDRVVGAEELGPAE, via the coding sequence ATGCCGAGTATGGGACTGCGCGGCCGCCTGGCTCTGTTCTTCGTCGTGATCACCATCGCGCCCATGACCGTGGGCATGGCAGGGGTGCAGGCCCAGAGCACCGCCCAGCTGCGCGACCGCCTGGCCGGCGAGCTCGCCCGGGCCGGCGCCTCCGCCGCGGCCCTCGTCGAGGCGGCGAGGCTCCGGGCGGACGACCTCGCCGACGACCTTGCGATCCGCGACGGGCTGGCCGGCGCGCTCACCGGTCCGGCCGCCGCGGAGGCGTGGCTCGACCGCCAGCCGGCGGTCGCGCGTGCCGGCGTCACCGTCCTGGCCACCCCCGAAGGCCAGCTTCTCGCCGCCCGCCGGCCGGAGCCGCCCGGGGGGCAGGCGCCCGAGACGGTCGCGGGGGCGGCTGCCGTGGTCGCCGCGCGTCCCGACGCTCCCGCGGGGGAGCTCCTGCTGGCGGTGCGCGTGGTGGCCGATGCCGGGCTCGTGGCGGTGGCGGTATGGCTCGACGAGGCGCTCCTCGGCCAGGTCGCCCACGACCCCCCCCCGGGCAGCGGCGCGGCGTTCGTCGCGGACGGCCGCGTGCTGGCCGCCACCGGCCCCGCGCCCGCCGTGTCGCAGCTGCCGCCGGCAGGGCAGGTGGAGGACCTGGCGGTCGATGGCGAGTCGACCCTGGTCTGGGTGCAGGACCTTGTGAACGCCCCCGGGTCGCAGCTGGTCCTCTGGGCGCCGCGACCCGGTCCGCCCGGTCTGGGGCTCCGGATCGCGGTCCTGACGCTGGCGGTGGTCGCTGCGGCGGGCATCGGGTGGTGGCTCGCACGGTCGGTGATCGCCCCGGTGCAGCGGGCGGCCGACGTCGCTCGTGCTGTGGCCGGCGGGGACCTGTCGCAGCGTCTGCAGCCGTCCGGCGGCCGGGAGCTCACCGACCTGGGCGAGGCGCTGAACACGATGACCACCGAGCTGGCGACGCGCCTGGCCGAGGTCGAACGCAGCCGTGACGAGCTGCGCCGCTCGCTCTCGCGCCTGGGCGACGCGCTGTCCGGAAGCCTCGACCTGGACCGGATGCTGACCGTGGTGGTGGAGACCGCCGCAACCACCCTGCGTGCCGACGGTGCGGCCATCCTGCTGCCGACCGGCGACGGGGACGCCCTGGACGTCAAGGCCGCCCGCGGGTGGGGTGCGACCGGACGCGTCGACCGCTACGAGGAGGTCGCCGCCGGCGTGGTCCGCACCGGCCAGCCCGTCCTGCTGGCGGACCGCGCGACGGCCTCGCCTGCCCGTGCGGCCACCGAGCCCGACGAGCCGTACCTTCTCGCGGTCCCCTTCCAGGGGCGCGGCCGCACCAACGGCGCGCTCGTCCTGGTGCGCGACGAGGCCGCCGGCCCCTTCGACGAGGTGGACCTCGACACCGCTCGGGGCATCGCCACCGGTGTCGCCGTGGCGATCGACAACGTCCGTCTCCACGAGGAGACCGAGCGGCTGTCGCTGACCAACCCGGTGACCGGCCTGTGGAACATCCGCTACTTCGAGCCGCAGGCAGACAAGGAGCTGGAGCGGGCTCGGCGCGCCAACGAAGGAGGCGATGGGACCCGGACTGTCTCGGTCCTGGCGATCGACCTCGACCACTTCGGTCGGATCAACAAGGAGTACGACCAGGCGGCCGGCGACGCGGCGCTGGCGGAGGTCGGCCGGCGTCTCCAGGAAGCCACCCGCGACCCCGACGTGGTCACCCACCCTCACGGGGAGGAGTTCGCCGTGCTGCTGCCTGACACGGGCTACGACGGTGCCCTGCAGGTCGCCGAGCGGATGCGCTCCGCGGTCGGCCACACGCCGCTCGCGCTGCCCGTCGGGTCGCGGCCCGGCACGGTCGATCTGCGTGTCACCTGCAGCGTGGGGGTCGCGACGTTCCCACAGCACGCCCATGACCGCGCCACCCTCTACCGGGCGGCGGACCGGGCGATGCAGCGCGCGAAGGAGCAGGGACGCGACCGGGTCGTCGGTGCGGAGGAACTCGGTCCCGCCGAGTAG
- a CDS encoding undecaprenyl-diphosphate phosphatase: MITDWLQAIALGVVQGLTEFIPVSSSGHLVLIPYVLGWQRPGLAFDVALHAGTAGAIVVYFRTELGGMATAVLRRGSDRESRLYRKLVVLLAVASLPVAVVGLTLKSTVEELFETPLVAAVMLFVTAAVLIGGEKLRSRRVSAATPPRAPADDDAELPAATVVTPERAAPIVTHDLAVGADAADPDGKDLEAMSVREAVTVGLAQTLALLPGMSRSGATIMAGVASGMTREAATRFSFLMALPAMVGASIVSLPDLGEPGPVPGGAIAAGVLAAFVSGYLAIAFLVRLVARTSLVVFARYLVVAGVLGLVAYAALGPPSSV, from the coding sequence GTGATCACCGACTGGCTGCAGGCCATCGCCCTCGGCGTCGTCCAGGGCCTGACCGAGTTCATCCCGGTGTCGTCGAGCGGGCACCTCGTGCTGATCCCCTACGTCCTCGGGTGGCAACGGCCGGGCCTCGCGTTCGACGTGGCGCTGCACGCCGGCACGGCGGGCGCCATCGTCGTCTACTTCCGCACGGAGCTGGGCGGCATGGCGACCGCGGTGCTCCGCCGCGGGTCGGACCGCGAGAGCCGCCTGTACCGCAAGCTGGTCGTGCTGCTCGCGGTGGCGAGCCTGCCGGTCGCGGTCGTCGGGCTCACCCTGAAGTCGACCGTCGAGGAGCTGTTCGAGACCCCGCTGGTGGCGGCGGTGATGCTGTTCGTCACGGCCGCGGTGCTGATCGGGGGCGAGAAGCTGCGATCCCGCCGGGTGAGCGCCGCCACGCCACCGCGCGCCCCCGCGGACGACGACGCGGAGCTGCCCGCGGCGACGGTCGTCACACCCGAGCGGGCCGCCCCGATCGTCACCCACGACCTCGCCGTGGGCGCGGACGCCGCCGACCCCGACGGCAAGGACCTCGAGGCCATGAGCGTGCGCGAGGCGGTCACCGTGGGGTTGGCCCAGACCCTCGCGCTGCTCCCCGGGATGTCGCGGTCAGGGGCCACCATCATGGCCGGTGTGGCCTCGGGGATGACGCGCGAGGCGGCGACGCGCTTCTCGTTCCTCATGGCCCTGCCCGCGATGGTGGGCGCCTCGATCGTGAGCCTGCCCGACCTCGGAGAACCGGGCCCGGTCCCTGGCGGGGCCATCGCCGCCGGGGTCCTGGCGGCGTTCGTCTCGGGGTACCTGGCGATCGCGTTCCTGGTGCGCCTTGTGGCTCGCACGAGCCTGGTGGTGTTCGCCCGCTACCTCGTCGTCGCCGGGGTGCTGGGGCTCGTGGCCTACGCCGCGCTCGGGCCGCCGAGCTCCGTCTAG
- a CDS encoding FmdB family zinc ribbon protein, which produces MPTYEYACRECGQHLEVVQSFKDEALTTCGTCGGSLRKVFSAAGIIFKGSGYYVTDTRQKQAKSSGDGPAAKDGKDAKKSGSGDSTPSTSGSDSAKSGDAKGGDAKAGDAKAGDGKSGDGKSSGSKSSEHRGTAESA; this is translated from the coding sequence TTGCCCACCTACGAGTACGCGTGCCGCGAGTGCGGCCAACACCTCGAGGTCGTGCAGTCGTTCAAGGATGAGGCGCTGACCACCTGCGGCACCTGCGGCGGCTCGCTGCGCAAGGTCTTCAGCGCCGCGGGGATCATCTTCAAGGGCTCGGGCTACTACGTGACCGACACCCGCCAGAAGCAGGCCAAGTCGTCGGGCGATGGCCCGGCCGCAAAGGACGGCAAGGACGCCAAGAAGTCCGGCAGCGGGGACTCCACGCCGAGCACCTCGGGGTCGGACAGCGCGAAGTCGGGCGACGCCAAGGGGGGCGACGCCAAGGCCGGCGACGCCAAGGCAGGCGACGGCAAGTCGGGCGACGGCAAGTCGAGCGGCTCCAAGTCCTCCGAGCACCGCGGGACGGCGGAGTCCGCGTAG
- the galU gene encoding UTP--glucose-1-phosphate uridylyltransferase GalU produces MRARKAVIPAAGLGTRFLPATKAQPKEMLPVVDKPAIQYVVEEAVTAGLEDVLLVTGRGKRALEDHFDEAVELERQLAAAGKEDLLAAVRAVSQLAAVHYVRQGQPLGLGHAVGCARHHVGKEPFAVLLGDDLIGEDERLLTRMVDLCEESQRPVVAVMEFDDAALSKYGVIDAQPDPERPDVFEVHDMVEKPGKANAPSRLCIIGRYVLTHDIFDHIAQTRPGRGGEIQLTDAMKAQCREEPIRAIKFSGVRYDVGAKLEYLRATVEIACGRRDLGPEFRAFLADYVKGF; encoded by the coding sequence GTGCGTGCACGCAAGGCGGTCATCCCCGCTGCCGGGCTCGGGACACGGTTCCTGCCGGCGACCAAGGCGCAGCCGAAGGAGATGCTGCCGGTCGTCGACAAGCCGGCGATCCAGTACGTCGTCGAGGAGGCAGTCACCGCGGGTCTGGAGGACGTGCTCCTGGTGACCGGCCGCGGCAAGCGGGCGCTGGAGGACCACTTCGACGAGGCGGTGGAGCTCGAGCGCCAGCTGGCGGCGGCAGGCAAGGAGGATCTCCTCGCCGCTGTCCGGGCGGTGTCCCAGCTCGCAGCGGTGCACTACGTGCGGCAGGGCCAGCCCCTCGGGCTCGGTCATGCCGTCGGCTGCGCGCGCCACCACGTCGGCAAGGAGCCGTTCGCCGTGCTGCTCGGCGACGACCTCATCGGTGAGGACGAGCGTCTCCTGACCCGCATGGTCGACCTCTGCGAGGAGAGCCAACGGCCGGTGGTCGCCGTCATGGAGTTCGATGATGCGGCGCTGTCCAAGTACGGGGTGATCGACGCGCAACCCGACCCCGAGCGCCCCGACGTGTTCGAGGTCCACGACATGGTCGAGAAGCCGGGCAAGGCCAACGCGCCGAGCAGGCTCTGCATCATCGGTCGCTACGTCCTCACCCACGACATCTTCGACCACATCGCCCAGACCCGTCCCGGACGCGGCGGGGAGATCCAGCTCACCGACGCGATGAAGGCCCAGTGCCGCGAGGAGCCGATCCGGGCCATCAAGTTCAGCGGGGTGCGCTACGACGTGGGCGCCAAGCTGGAGTACCTGCGGGCGACGGTGGAGATCGCGTGCGGACGGCGAGACCTCGGGCCCGAGTTCCGCGCCTTCCTGGCCGACTACGTCAAGGGCTTCTGA